A stretch of the Solanum dulcamara chromosome 6, daSolDulc1.2, whole genome shotgun sequence genome encodes the following:
- the LOC129891657 gene encoding peroxisomal 2,4-dienoyl-CoA reductase [(3E)-enoyl-CoA-producing], whose protein sequence is MMESVSPFKSDILKGKVALLTGGGSGIGLEISTQFGKHGASVAIMGRRKAVLDSAVSYLQSFGIPAIGFQGDVRKQEDAKRVVELTVKQFGKLDILVNAAAGNFLVSPEDLSPNGFRTVLDIDSVGTFTMCHEALNYIKKGGPGRSSTSGGMILNISATLHYTASWYQIHVAAAKAAVDAVTRNLALEWGTDYDIRVNGIAPGPIGDTAGMRKLGPEEISNKSKEYMPLYKLGEKYDIAMAALYLASDAGKYINGTIMPVDGGLWLSRPRHLPKDAVKELSRTVEKKSRNAPVGVPPSKL, encoded by the exons ATGATGGAGTCCGTGTCACCTTTCAAGTCAGACATACTCAAAGGGAAAGTAGCACTATTGACCGGAGGTGGCTCTGGTATCGGCCTTGAGATCTCCACTCAGTTCGGCAAACATGGTGCCTCCGTTGCCATCATGGGCCGCCGCAAGGCCGTCCTCGACTCCGCCGTCTCCTACCTTCAATCCTTTGGTATTCCG GCAATTGGCTTTCAGGGGGACGTCCGGAAGCAAGAAGATGCAAAAAGAGTTGTAGAGTTAACTGTCAAGCAATTTGGGAAGCTTGACATTCTTGTTAATGCTGCAGCTGGCAATTTCCTTGTGTCTCCTGAGGATTTGTCTCCTAATGGCTTCAGGACAG TACTAGATATTGATTCTGTTGGTACATTCACTATGTGCCATGAAGCACTTAACTATATCAAGAAAGGGGGACCTGGGAGGAGTTCGACGTCTGGTGGAATGATATTGAACATCAGTGCTACTTTGCATTACACAGCATCTTGGTATCAAATCCATGTAGCTGCTGCTAAG GCTGCTGTTGACGCGGTCACTAGAAATTTGGCTCTAGAGTGGGGCACAGACTATGATATTAGGGTCAATGGTATTGCACCAGGCCCTATAGGTGATACTGCTGGCATGCGTAAACTTGGACCGGAAGAGATAAGCAATAAGAGCAAAGAATACATGCCTCTGTACAAACTTGGGGAGAAATATGATATTGCCATGGCTGCTCTGTACCTTGCATCAGATGCTG GCAAATACATCAACGGAACCATAATGCCTGTTGATGGAGGACTCTGGCTTAGCAGACCTCGACATCTACCTAAAGATGCAGTTAAAGAGCTCTCTCGAACAGTcgagaagaaatcaagaaatgcACCAGTAGGAGTTCCTCCCAGCAAGCTTTGA
- the LOC129891656 gene encoding uncharacterized protein LOC129891656 gives MRPLVFSRLHHPNSAIPMVHNFTFHPNAFTYYRKGGKIRALREWQEYEEAVKDKDLSRALRFLREDPKDSSIEPSRELDWSPTERDWQVLDTCLNADDMRLVGSAYAFLKDKGLLPNFGKYNTIVLEGPRDVTPTVLKSSTGLNVTKLSPKKWGLSGTSSFLLATLFAGVSFLLNQGIDIRPNIAAVLGLAMLDAILLGGSCLAQISSFWPPYKRRICVHEAGHLLVAYLMGCPIRGVILDPIVAMQMSIQGQAGTQFWDEKLENELAKGQLSGTAFDRYCMVLFAGIAAEALIYGEAEGGENDENLFRSISILLEPPLSVAQMSNQARWSVLQSYNLLKWHKQAHRAAVKAIESGCSLSMVIKKIEEAMSLKK, from the exons ATGAGGCCACTTGTTTTTTCTCGTCTTCATCACCCGAATTCCGCCATACCTATGGTGCATAATTTCACCTTTCACCCAAATGCTTTTACTTACTACAGAAAAGGGGGAAAAATTAGAGCTTTAAGGGAGTGGCAAGAATATGAGGAAGCAGTTAAGGACAAAGACCTGTCTCGAGCTCTTCGCTTCTTGAGAGAAGACCCTAAGGACTCGTCAATCGAGCCCTCACGTGAGTTGGATTGGTCTCCGACGGAAAGAGACTGGCAGGTTTTAGATACATGCTTGAATGCCGATGATATGAGGCTTGTTGGGAGTGCTTATGCTTTTCTCAAGGACAAAGGTCTCTTGCCCAATTTCGGCAAATACAACACTATTG TTTTGGAAGGGCCACGGGATGTCACACCAACCGTCTTAAAGTCTTCAACTGGTTTAAATG TGACCAAACTTTCGCCGAAGAAGTGGGGTCTTTCTGGAACGTCTAGCTTTCTTTTGGCTACATTGTTTGCTGGAGTCTCGTTTCTGCTGAATCAAGGAATAGATATTAGGCCTAACATTGCTGCAGTCTTGGGGCTTGCCATGCTAGATGCTATATTACTTGGTGGCTCCTGCTTAGCACAAATCTCCAGCTTCTGGCCTCCCTACAAGCGTCGAATTTGTGTTCATGAAGCAGGCCATCTCCTTGTTG CATACCTGATGGGTTGTCCAATTCGTGGCGTAATTTTAGACCCAATTGTTGCAATGCAGATGAGCATTCAAGGACAG GCAGGTACACAGTTTTGggatgaaaaacttgaaaatgagCTCGCTAAAGGCCAATTAAGTGGTACCGCATTTGACAG gTACTGCATGGTTCTATTTGCTGGGATTGCAGCTGAAGCTCTTATATATGGAGAGGCTGAAGGTggagaaaatgatgaaaatctCTTCCGAAGTATCAGTATTCTTCTAGAACCCCCACTCTCTGTGGCACAG ATGTCAAATCAAGCAAGGTGGTCGGTGTTGCAATCTTATAATCTGCTGAAATGGCACAAACAAGCACATCGAGCTGCTGTTAAAGCTATTGAGAGTGGATGCAGTCTGAGTATggtcattaaaaaaattgaggaaGCCATGTCTCTGAAAAAATAA
- the LOC129891658 gene encoding phosphoglycerate kinase, chloroplastic, which produces MASATASHTFCGIPTTSSSSTTNRASTHSARFLLKTPLRRLGFAGAVADPLFTNHVATKLRSLKSSSNPVRAVVSMAKKSVGDLSAADLKGKKVFVRADLNVPLDDAQNITDDTRIRAAIPTIKHLIANGAKVILSSHLGRPKGVTPKYSLAPLVPRLSELLGIQVVKADDCIGPEVEKLVGSLPEGSVLLLENVRFYKEEEKNEPEFAKKLASMADLYVNDAFGTAHRAHASTEGVTKFLKPSVAGFLLQKELDYLVGAVSNPKRPFAAIVGGSKVSSKIGVIESLLEKCDILLLGGGMIFTFYKAQGLSVGSSLVEEDKLELATSLLEKAKAKGVSLLLPSDVVIADKFAPDANSKIVPSSAIPDGWMGLDIGPDSIKTFNDALDTTKTVIWNGPMGVFEFDKFATGTEAIAKKLADLSGKGVTTIIGGGDSVAAVEKVGVASVMSHISTGGGASLELLEGKVLPGVIALDEADAPVAV; this is translated from the exons ATGGCATCAGCTACAGCTTCCCACACTTTTTGCGGCATCCCAACCACATCATCATCCTCTACAACCAACAGGGCTTCCACCCATTCTGCTCGCTTCCTACTCAAAACTCCTCTCCGCCGCCTTGGCTTCGCCGGCGCTGTCGCTGATCCTCTCTTCACCAACCACGTCGCAACCAAGCTCCGATCCCTCAAGTCCTCCTCCAACCCTGTTAGGGCTGTTGTCTCCATGGCCAAGAAGAGCGTTGGAGACCTCAGCGCTGCCGATTTGAAGGGCAAGAAAGTCTTCGTCAGGGCAGATTTGAATGTCCCACTTGATGATGCCCAGAACATTACCGATGACACTAGGATTAGAGCTGCCATCCCTACCATTAAACACTTGATTGCCAATGGGGCTAAAGTTATTCTCTCCAGTCACTTG GGAAGGCCAAAGGGAGTCACTCCTAAATACAGCTTAGCACCGCTTGTCCCCAGGCTATCTGAACTGCTTGGAATCCAG GTTGTGAAGGCTGATGACTGCATTGGTCCGGAAGTTGAGAAGTTGGTTGGTTCACTTCCAGAGGGCAGTGTTCTTCTTCTTGAGAATGTAAGATTCTACAAGGAGGAAGAGAAGAATGAACCTGAGTTTGCAAAGAAACTTGCATCAATGGCAGATCTTTATGTGAATGATGCCTTTGGTACAGCTCATAGAGCACATGCCTCTACAGAGGGAGTTACTAAATTTTTGAAGCCTTCTGTTGCAGGTTTCCTTTTACAAAAG GAATTGGACTATTTAGTTGGGGCAGTTTCAAATCCAAAGAGGCCATTTGCTGCTATTGTGGGTGGTTCAAAGGTTTCATCCAAGATTGGAGTGATTGAATCGCTTCTGGAGAAATGTGATATATTGCTTTTGGGTGGAGGAATGATCTTTACCTTCTACAAGGCTCAGGGTCTTTCAGTTGGTTCCTCCTTGGTTGAGGAAGACAAACTAGAGCTTGCTACATCACTCCTGGAGAAGGCCAAGGCAAAAGGAGTCAGTCTCTTGTTACCATCTGATGTTGTGATTGCAGATAAATTTGCTCCTGATGCAAACAGCAAG ATTGTGCCGTCATCTGCTATCCCAGATGGTTGGATGGGGTTGGACATTGGACCAGACTCTATCAAGACTTTCAACGATGCTTTGGATACCACAAAAACAGTGATCTGGAATGGACCTATGGGGGTGTTTGAATTTGACAAGTTTGCTACTGGAACAGAG GCAATTGCAAAGAAGCTAGCAGACCTAAGTGGGAAAGGAGTGACCACTATCATTGGAGGTGGAGACTCTGTTGCAGCCGTTGAGAAAGTTGGAGTTGCTAGCGTGATGAGCCACATATCCACTGGTGGTGGTGCCAGTTTGGAGCTACTGGAAGGAAAGGTGCTCCCTGGTGTCATAGCTCTAGATGAAGCAGACGCCCCTGTTGCAGTGTAA
- the LOC129891659 gene encoding phosphoglycerate kinase, cytosolic → MAVKKSVGSLKEADLKGKRVFVRVDLNVPLDDNFNITDDTRIRAAVPTIKYLMQNGARVILASHLGRPKGVTPKYSLKPLVPRLSELLGVEVKMANDSIGPEVEKLVAELPEGGVVLLENVRFYKEEEKNDPEFSKKLASLADLYVNDAFGTAHRAHASTEGVAKVLKPAVAGFLMQKELDYLVGAVSNPQKPFAAIVGGSKVSSKIGVIESLLEKVDVLLLGGGMIFTFYKAQGYSVGSSLVEEDKLELATSLMEKAKTKGVSLLLPTDVVIADKFAADANSKIVPASEIPDGWMGLDIGPDAIKSFGSALGATKTIIWNGPMGVFEFDKFAAGTEAIAKKLAELSGMGVTTIIGGGDSVAAVEKVGLAEKMSHISTGGGASLELLEGKQLPGVLALDDA, encoded by the exons ATGGCAGTGAAGAAGAGTGTTGGATCACTGAAAGAAGCAGATCTGAAAGGGAAGAGAGTATTCGTCAGAGTTGATCTGAACGTTCCATTGGATGATAACTTCAACATCACTGATGACACCAGAATCCGAGCTGCTGTACCTACCATCAAGtacttgatgcaaaatggtgcCAGAGTCATCCTTGCCTCTCATCTT GGTCGCCCTAAAGGTGTCACTCCAAAGTACAGCTTAAAGCCACTTGTGCCTAGACTTTCAGAACTATTGGGAGTCGAG GTCAAGATGGCAAATGATTCAATTGGCCCAGAAGTTGAGAAATTGGTGGCTGAACTACCGGAGGGAGGAGTTGTGCTTCTGGAGAATGTGCGATTTTACAAAGAAGAGGAGAAGAATGACCCCGAGTTTTCCAAGAAGTTGGCATCTCTTGCAGATTTGTACGTCAATGATGCATTTGGGACTGCTCATAGAGCCCATGCTTCCACGGAAGGGGTTGCTAAGGTCTTGAAACCAGCCGTTGCTGGATTCCTTATGCAAAAG GAACTTGACTATTTAGTTGGAGCTGTGTCAAATCCACAGAAGCCATTTGCTGCTATTGTTGGTGGTTCAAAAGTATCAAGTAAGATTGGTGTTATAGAGTCACTCTTGGAGAAGGTTGATGTGTTATTGCTCGGTGGGGGAATGATCTTTACTTTCTACAAGGCCCAAGGTTACTCTGTTGGATCATCACTAGTGGAGGAGGACAAGCTTGAATTGGCAACATCTCTTATGGAGAAGGCAAAGACAAAAGGGGTATCTCTATTGCTTCCCACTGATGTAGTGATTGCGGACAAGTTTGCTGCTGATGCGAACAGCAAG ATTGTTCCAGCTTCTGAAATTCCTGATGGCTGGATGGGATTAGATATTGGACCTGATGCAATCAAGTCCTTTGGCAGTGCCTTGGGTGCCACCAAGACTATCATTTGGAATGGACCAATGGGTGTGTTTGAGTTTGACAAGTTTGCTGCTGGAACAGAG GCTATTGCAAAGAAACTGGCAGAGCTTAGCGGAATGGGAGTGACAACCATCATAGGTGGTGGTGATTCTGTAGCTGCTGTCGAGAAGGTAGGACTTGCAGAGAAGATGAGCCACATATCAACTGGTGGGGGTGCTAGCTTGGAGCTTCTGGAGGGGAAACAACTTCCTGGGGTGCTTGCCCTAGATGACGCCTAA